The Gemmatimonadota bacterium genome has a segment encoding these proteins:
- the trpD gene encoding anthranilate phosphoribosyltransferase, which translates to MTHPEPPPPTALRQALIRLAAGETLSESEAEAAFTEIMSGAAGPASVGAALMAMRTRGETPAEIAGAVRALRLAMRSVPGANPDLLVDTCGTGGGRTTTLNLSTAAAFVAAAAGVRVAKHGNRSFTSRSGSADVLEALGLSLELTPGQAADVLEQTGLVFLFAPAYHPAMRHVAPVRRELGVPTLMNLIGPLANPAGATRQVVGVADAARAPVIAEALARLGASHALVVHADIGMDEISPVGLTSVWEIRNGTVTPWRLDPAEFGLGSETLAGLEGGEPADNAERIESLLRGPAQAMPALVAAVVHNAAAAVYVSGQGLDWEASVLAARRALTSGAAADRLERLRELAGR; encoded by the coding sequence ATGACCCACCCAGAGCCCCCACCTCCGACCGCGCTTCGCCAGGCGCTCATTCGCCTCGCGGCAGGCGAGACACTGAGCGAATCCGAAGCCGAAGCTGCTTTCACCGAGATCATGTCGGGGGCCGCCGGCCCTGCCAGTGTGGGGGCCGCGCTCATGGCGATGCGCACCCGTGGCGAGACGCCGGCGGAGATCGCCGGTGCAGTCCGGGCGCTCCGTCTTGCGATGCGCTCTGTGCCGGGTGCCAACCCCGACCTGCTCGTCGATACCTGCGGGACCGGCGGCGGTCGGACCACAACACTGAACCTCTCTACTGCCGCCGCATTTGTGGCCGCCGCTGCGGGCGTCAGGGTAGCCAAGCACGGGAACCGCTCGTTCACGTCGCGTTCGGGGTCGGCCGACGTGCTGGAGGCCCTCGGCCTTTCGCTGGAACTCACTCCCGGGCAGGCAGCGGATGTGCTGGAGCAGACCGGCCTCGTCTTCCTGTTCGCCCCGGCATATCACCCCGCGATGCGTCACGTGGCACCTGTTCGTCGCGAACTCGGGGTGCCGACGCTGATGAACCTGATCGGCCCGCTGGCCAACCCGGCCGGTGCTACCCGGCAGGTGGTAGGCGTCGCCGACGCAGCACGTGCCCCCGTGATCGCCGAGGCGCTGGCCCGGCTCGGCGCATCGCATGCGCTGGTGGTCCACGCCGATATCGGGATGGATGAGATTTCCCCGGTGGGGCTGACGAGCGTGTGGGAGATCCGAAACGGCACGGTCACCCCGTGGCGCCTGGATCCTGCAGAATTCGGTCTTGGTAGCGAGACGCTTGCGGGACTCGAGGGTGGCGAGCCCGCGGACAATGCCGAGCGCATTGAGTCACTCTTGCGAGGACCCGCGCAGGCGATGCCCGCGCTGGTCGCCGCCGTGGTGCACAACGCGGCGGCTGCGGTGTACGTGTCGGGGCAGGGGCTGGACTGGGAGGCATCCGTGTTGGCGGCGCGGCGCGCACTGACGAGCGGTGCGGCCGCGGATCGGCTGGAGCGGCTTCGCGAGCTGGCCGGGCGCTAG
- the lexA gene encoding transcriptional repressor LexA, which yields MPLTRKQREILDYLESAIARNGFAPSFEEIAEQFGYQSLATVHEHLSNLEKKGYIRRGYNESRAIEVLPPRGSAGATEIPLLGSVAAGYPIESLMSGEVVPVPDSMLPRRGPNYALRVRGESMIDEQILDGDLVVVNGRETADNGEMVIALVNGSEATVKRFYREPGGWIRLQPANPVMRPLRYQERDVLIQGVVVGVIRKF from the coding sequence GTGCCACTGACCAGGAAGCAGCGCGAGATTCTCGACTATCTCGAATCGGCCATCGCCCGGAACGGCTTTGCGCCGAGTTTCGAAGAGATCGCCGAGCAGTTCGGCTACCAGTCGCTCGCCACCGTGCACGAGCACCTGAGCAATCTGGAGAAGAAGGGCTATATCCGCCGCGGATACAATGAGAGCCGGGCGATCGAAGTCCTCCCTCCACGCGGCAGCGCGGGCGCGACCGAGATTCCCCTGCTCGGATCCGTCGCCGCCGGCTACCCGATCGAATCACTGATGAGTGGCGAAGTCGTGCCGGTTCCCGACAGCATGCTCCCACGCCGCGGTCCGAACTACGCCCTGCGGGTTCGCGGCGAATCCATGATCGACGAGCAGATCCTCGACGGTGATCTGGTTGTCGTCAACGGCCGCGAAACCGCCGACAACGGCGAAATGGTGATTGCGCTGGTCAACGGCAGTGAGGCAACGGTCAAGCGGTTCTATCGCGAGCCGGGCGGATGGATTCGCCTGCAGCCAGCCAACCCGGTGATGCGCCCGCTCCGCTACCAGGAGCGCGACGTGCTGATTCAGGGCGTCGTCGTCGGGGTGATCCGGAAGTTCTAG